The following coding sequences are from one Asterias amurensis chromosome 8, ASM3211899v1 window:
- the LOC139940681 gene encoding G-protein coupled receptor moody-like: MSLTVNVTEGNFTSPPASSVAPAAVEIHSYGMLVFFACWWILVAVLGVAGNFMVILSAVLSESVRTMTNVLVVNLSVADLWTSLSLPWTVIALIGNGTWPLRTVVPCQIAAFMWHTGLGASLYILALISVNRLVRITRPAIYRRIFTPCSMVGIVFISWAIPFSVILLPLAFGIGSLGHDLKFNTCSDIDLHKEAAKYNLAQTIGFYPIPMVTVLISYIIIYIHIRRHFKRQIEQKKSNSATLSADPIEAASGTSVASMSVTGSDGTMVEKLKVSRHQLQITKNLFLTCCAFMLFISPYFIYLFIPIANDAFAMYGGSVLICNSCVNPIIYAAKHPQFKKVLRPMLRCRWSEIPRPSKTLRYLRKKMNQNA; this comes from the coding sequence ATGTCTTTGACAGTAAATGTTACGGAGGGTAACTTTACATCCCCTCCTGCAAGCAGTGTAGCACCGGCAGCTGTGGAAATTCACTCGTACGGAATGCTGGTGTTCTTTGCCTGTTGGTGGATCCTGGTCGCAGTGCTGGGAGTCGCAGGTAACTTCATGGTCATCCTCTCGGCGGTCCTGAGCGAGAGCGTCCGTACGATGACCAACGTCTTGGTGGTCAATCTCAGCGTGGCTGACCTATGGACGAGCCTGTCTCTTCCTTGGACTGTCATTGCGTTGATCGGCAACGGGACCTGGCCCCTCCGGACCGTCGTCCCGTGCCAAATAGCGGCATTTATGTGGCACACCGGCCTGGGTGCCAGCCTCTATATTCTGGCTCTCATCTCAGTGAACCGCCTGGTCAGAATCACCCGCCCTGCCATCTACAGACGGATCTTCACTCCCTGTTCGATGGTCGGCATCGTCTTCATCTCGTGGGCCATCCCATTCAGCGTCATCCTGCTCCCGCTCGCATTTGGTATCGGCAGCCTGGGGCACGATCTCAAGTTCAACACATGCTCTGACATTGACCTGCATAAAGAGGCGGCCAAGTACAACCTCGCACAGACCATCGGGTTCTACCCCATCCCCATGGTCACTGTTCTCATCAGCTACATCATCATCTATATCCACATCAGACGTCACTTCAAGAGGCAGATAGAACAGAAAAAGAGTAACAGCGCCACATTGTCAGCGGATCCCATTGAGGCAGCAAGCGGCACCAGTGTTGCTTCAATGTCCGTGACCGGATCAGACGGGACCATGGTCGAGAAACTCAAAGTCAGTCGCCATCAACTCCAGATCACTAAGAATCTCTTTCTTACTTGCTGTGCTTTCATGCTGTTTATCTCCCCTTACTTCATCTACTTGTTCATTCCAATTGCCAACGATGCATTCGCCATGTACGGCGGAAGCGTTCTGATTTGCAACAGCTGCGTGAATCCAATCATCTATGCCGCTAAGCACCCTCAATTCAAGAAGGTTCTCCGGCCGATGCTGCGGTGTCGATGGAGCGAAATACCACGACCGTCTAAAACACTTCGCTATCTCCGGAAAAAGATGAACCAGAACGCTTAA
- the LOC139940512 gene encoding MICOS complex subunit Mic60-like isoform X1, with protein sequence MWRSTTQTSCRIKCACSLAGKRLKLPSRCQLCTKAEAPPAPPPLPPPKKSGRRFLKFLAGTVLVTGGTMVGAVAYARANPEFRKQVESNWPILIGFSPYLFNDDDDEDKKVMEVLPGLRGGGFSNLPSLLFPKPKDDEPDLVSESAAATAVTDTPASSDMILSQQVDTQKEEEARKKEEEARQKAEDLRQKEEELRQKEESRLERLRREREEEQRAKELQNKIIEQEIDDAADLAAYEAIIDATANISSQLTHDAIKAQKTAALRTTEHRERLKEAMDESQSDTKDKRDQWGRVVEAAEAKIQALKVADDYSQAARMELEKLQVVINESKEIKSKLPSSQIVTDATKHLNDMTYDLDSATAEVVKAQSESNILKEFHELIQESKEQFTKELESLMPEVKLGEKDNKLTEDELNSLIAYGHRRIEQLQHQLAELLTMEQQHIEKALEKQKIELQQETVEAINRELERQNGVFTMEIQKKIDQAKQESEKEMRTQLRRQAAAHSDHLSDVLRQQVKEFEVELQKHEREIRIQEQDNYHQKLAGSLATLKGVQAAVEGRASMEKQVKKAQELWLASETLKRTIESGNGTPTPLANEVVAVLDASEGNSFVGDIVKSIPETALTKGIHSQETLRQRWDHVKRVCRRVSMVEESGSGLFTYVVSFFQSLLVLSEKLVPPPHPDQEVEPDSLDTFKILDYATYHMEQGDLEQAVRYVNQLKGMPRKVVADWLEQARLLLETSQAATVLSAHASASGLGGLNF encoded by the exons ATGTGGCGTTCAACAACGCAAACATCATGCAGAATTAAG TGCGCCTGCAGCCTAGCTGGGAAGAGATTAAAGCTCCCATCAAGATGTCAACTTTGCACAAAAGCAGAAGCCCCTCCTGCTCCTCCACCTCTTCCTCCACCCAAAAA gtcAGGCAGGCGGTTCCTGAAGTTTCTGGCAGGCACTGTTCTTGTAACTGGTGGGACGATGGTGGGAGCTGTTGCCTACGCTAGGGCCAACCCTGAGTTCCGGAAGCAGGTGGAGAGCAACTGGCCGATCCTCATCGGCTTCTCCCCGTATCTATTCAACGATGACGATGATGAGGACAAGAAAGTCATGGAGGTGTTGCCGGGGTTGAGGGGAGGCGGTTTCTCAAATCT ACCGTCACTTCTGTTCCCAAAACCAAAAGATGACGAGCCAGACTTAGTTTCCGAATCAGCGGCAGCAACAGCAGTAACAGATACACCAGCTAGCTCGGACATGATTTTATCTCAACAGGTTGACACCCAAAAG GAGGAAGAAGCAAGAAAGAAAGAGGAGGAAGCAAGACAGAAAGCAGAAGATTTAAGACAGAAGGAGGAAGAATTAAGACAGAAAGAGGAGTCGCGTCTTGAGAGACTAAGGAGAGAACGTGAAGAAGAGCAGCGAGCCAAGGAGCTTCAGAATAAAATCATTGAACAGGAAATAGATGATGCTGCAGACTTAGCTG CCTATGAGGCCATCATTGATGCGACAGCCAATATCAGCTCCCAGCTGACTCATGACGCCATTAAGGCTCAGAAGACGGCTGCCCTGCGTACCACAGAGCATCGTGAACGACTGAAGGAAGCCATGGATGAATCGCAG AGTGACACAAAAGATAAGCGTGATCAGTGGGGGAGAGTGGTAGAGGCGGCAGAAGCCAAGATACAAGCTCTGAAGGTGGCTGACGACTATTCACAGGCAGCAAG AATGGAGTTGGAGAAACTTCAGGTGGTGATCAATGAGAGCAAAGAAATTAAATCCAAGCTCCCCTCTAGTCAGATTGTCACTGATGCCACAAAACATCTAAATGATATGACCTATGACCTAGATAGTGCCACAGCGGAG GTGGTGAAAGCTCAGTCGGAATCCAATATCCTGAAGGAGTTTCATGAGTTAATCCAAGAGAGCAAGGAACAATTTACTAAGGAGCTAGAGAGCCTCATGCCAGAGGTCAAGCTGGGAGAGAAAG ACAACAAACTGACAGAGGACGAGCTAAACTCTCTGATTGCCTACGGACATCGTCGGATTGAGCAGCTGCAGCATCAGCTTGCTGAACTGCTCACCATGGAGCAACAGCACATCGAGAAGGCCCTAGAGAAGCAGAAGATTGAGCTACAACAAGAGACCGTTGAGGCTATCAACAGAGAACTGGAACGACAGAACGGAGTATTCACAATGGAGATACAGAAGAAG ATAGATCAGGCAAAACAAGAAAGCGAGAAAGAGATGCGTACCCAGCTTCGTCGTCAAGCTGCTGCTCACAGCGACCACCTTAGTGACGTCCTACGCCAGCAAGTCAAGGAGTTTGAAGTAGAGCTGCAGAAACATGAGAGAGAAATCCGCATCCAGGAGCAAGACAATTACCACCAGAAACTAGCAGGTTCCTTGGCTACTCTAAAGGGTGTACAGGCCGCAGTGGAAG GTCGTGCTAGTATGGAAAAACAAGTAAAGAAGGCCCAAGAATTGTGGCTTGCCAGCGAAACATTAAAACGAACCATAGAATCAG GTAATGGCACACCTACACCTTTAGCCAATGAAGTTGTAGCTGTCTTAGATGCGTCAGAAGGCAATTCCTTCGTAGGTGACATCGTCAAATCCATACCTGAAACTGCTCTGACGAAGGGTATTCACAGCCAAGAAACGCTTCGTCAACGCTGGGACCACGTCAAGAGGGTCTGCCGACGCGTCTCCATGGTGGAGGAGTCTGGCAGCGGCCTCTTCACCTATGTCGTCTCGTTCTTCCAGTCTCTGCTGGTACTCAGCGAGAAGCTTgtacccccaccccaccccgaCCAGGAGGTCGAGCCAGACAGTCTGGACACGTTTAAGATACTGGACTACGCCACTTATCACATGGAGCAGGGGGATTTGGAGCAGGCGGTACGGTACGTCAACCAGCTAAAAGGGATGCCGCGTAAGGTGGTCGCTGATTGGCTGGAACAGGCCAGGTTGCTATTGGAAACCAGCCAAGCAGCCACTGTACTGTCGGCACACGCTTCAGCCTCGGGTCTTGGGGGTCTTAATTTTTGA
- the LOC139940635 gene encoding transcription factor IIIB 50 kDa subunit-like, translated as MHCLCVVCHCTTVVVTFGVVKMAPQACPSCKSTNLTEDDHGGETHHVCKDCGEVIKSTASFEQDMNYWSSVTFCNAAGSLQGTDFGRCRNSAKVDPNGAPRKLIPWLKYVREVCGMMKLTSEMQKGATELFTQAFNHPNFRYKQRVKKQGLCGAVIFVLCRRQDWPVLLPDISDVVQCPKSAVFNMLELLNRDFNINIKPQSKYEDVVTSVLKKYRLRDDTFREKTIKLVGLAKDAWITCGRSYDAIILGAAYLVWKASEGKGKGALSQVEFKKRFKIAKPPAQMTKRVGEIRQVLNQLYLKLPWVKSSGKDTALWHLDDILSHKRFLISRVGAPTEDEDADEVETDETQNEQTITNPCEDSTVNSSNPPSSRGILPPACSMKRKAKTRDTGMEPARKIPTLVPWNPEMEVLDEELTEKDIPESEMHLYVRSQEEIEQFVTLQNDMGLLDSEDQEDAL; from the exons atGCACTGTCTGTGTGTCGTCTGTCACTGCACTACTGTCGTCGTCACATTTGGTGTG GTAAAGATGGCGCCCCAAGCATGCCCAAGCTGTAAGTCTACCAACCTGACTGAGGACGATCATGGCGGAGAGACGCATCATGTCTGCAAAGATTGTGGTGAAGTCATCAAATCTACTGCCTCCTTTGAGCAGGATATGAACTACTGGAGTAGTGTGACTTTCTGCAATGCCGCGGGATCCCTACAGGGAACCGACTTTGGAAGATGTCGAAATAGTGCAAAAGTGGATCCAAACGGAGCTCCGAGAAAGCTGATACCGTGGCTGAAGTATGTGCGAGAAGTTTGCGGCATGATGAAGTTGACCTCAGAGATGCAGAAGGGAGCCACAGAGCTCTTCACACAAGCCTTCAATCATCCAAACTTTAGGTACAAGCAGAGAGTGAAGAAGCAAGGACTTTGCGGTGCTGTGATATTTGTTCTTTGCAGACGACAAGACTGGCCGGTGCTCTTACCAGATATCAGTGACGTTGTACAGTGTCCAAAGAGTGCCGTATTCAACATGTTGGAGTTGCTCAATCGCGATTTCAATATCAACATCAAACCCCAATCAAAGTATGAAGACGTTGTGACGTCAGTGCTCAAGAAATACAGACTTAGGGACGATACATTTAGGGAAAAGACGATCAAGCTGGTGGGCCTGGCAAAAGATGCGTGGATCACTTGTGGAAGATCCTATGATGCTATCATCCTTGGTGCTGCTTATCTAGTCTGGAAAGCATCTGAAGGCAAGGGAAAAGGCGCTCTATCTCAAGTGGAATTTAAAAAACGATTCAAAATTGCCAAACCCCCAGCTCAGATGACCAAACGTGTGGGAGAAATACGACAGGTTTTGAATCAGCTTTATCTCAAACTTCCATGGGTCAAATCGTCCGGTAAAGATACAGCGTTATGGCATCTTGATGACATTCTCAGCCATAAAAGATTTCTTATATCCAGGGTTGGAGCTCCAACTGAAGACGAGGACGCAGATGAAGTGGAGACAGATGAAACACAAAATGAGCAGACTATTACTAACCCATGCGAAGACTCAACAGTAAATAGTTCCAATCCTCCGTCGTCCAGAGGTATTCTACCACCGGCGTGTAGCATGAAAAGAAAAGCCAAGACGCGCGATACAGGAATGGAACCAGCCAGGAAAATTCCAACACTTGTGCCTTGGAACCCGGAGATGGAAGTCTTGGATGAGGAGTTAACAGAGAAAGACATTCCTGAATCGGAGATGCATCTTTATGTACGATCTCAAGAGGAGATAGAACAGTTTGTGACATTGCAGAATGATATGGGCTTATTGGATAGCGAAGATCAGGAGGATGCTTTATGA
- the LOC139940648 gene encoding G-protein coupled receptor moody-like: MADLPNITMSLTVNVTEGNFTSPPASSVAPAAVELHSYGVLVFIACWWILVAVLGIAGNFMVILSAVLSESVRTMTNVLVVNLSVADLWTSLSLPWTVIALIGNGTWPLRTVVPCQIAAFMWHTGLGASLYILALISVNRLVRITRPAIYRRIFTPCSMVGIVFISWAIPFTVILLPLALGIGSLGHDLKFNTCTDDDLHEEAAKYNLAQTIGFYPIPMVTVLISYIIIYIHIRRHFKRQIEQKKSNSATLSADPIEASGTSVASMSVSGSDGTMVEKRKVSRHQLQITKNLFLTCCAFMLLISPYFIYLFIPNANDAFALYGATILICNSCVNPIIYAAKHPQFKKVLRPMLRCRWSEIPEPSKTLRYLRKKMNQNA; encoded by the coding sequence ATGGCTGATCTACCCAACATAACAATGTCTTTAACAGTAAATGTTACAGAGGGTAACTTTACATCCCCTCCTGCAAGCAGTGTAGCACCGGCAGCTGTGGAACTTCACTCGTACGGAGTGCTGGTGTTCATTGCTTGTTGGTGGATCCTGGTCGCAGTGCTGGGAATCGCAGGTAACTTCATGGTCATCCTTTCGGCGGTCCTGAGCGAGAGCGTCCGTACGATGACCAATGTCTTGGTGGTCAATCTCAGCGTGGCTGACCTATGGACGAGCCTGTCTCTTCCTTGGACTGTCATTGCGTTGATCGGCAACGGGACCTGGCCCCTCCGGACCGTCGTCCCGTGCCAAATAGCGGCATTTATGTGGCACACCGGCCTGGGTGCCAGCCTCTATATTCTGGCTCTCATCTCAGTGAACCGCCTGGTTAGAATCACCCGCCCTGCCATCTACAGACGGATCTTCACTCCCTGTTCGATGGTCGGCATCGTCTTCATCTCATGGGCCATCCCATTCACCGTCATCTTGCTCCCGCTCGCACTTGGTATCGGCAGCCTGGGGCACGATCTCAAGTTCAACACATGCACTGACGATGACCTGCATGAAGAGGCGGCCAAGTACAACCTCGCACAGACCATCGGGTTCTACCCCATCCCCATGGTCACTGTTCTCATCAGCTACATCATCATCTATATCCACATCAGACGTCACTTCAAGAGGCAGATAGAACAGAAAAAGAGTAACAGCGCCACATTGTCAGCGGATCCCATTGAAGCAAGTGGCACCAGTGTTGCTTCAATGTCCGTGTCCGGATCAGACGGGACCATGGTCGAGAAACGCAAAGTCAGTCGCCATCAACTCCAGATCACTAAGAATCTCTTTCTTACTTGCTGTGCTTTCATGCTGTTGATCTCCCCTTACTTCATCTACTTGTTCATCCCGAATGCCAACGATGCATTCGCCCTGTACGGCGCAACCATTCTGATTTGCAACAGCTGCGTGAATCCAATCATCTATGCCGCTAAGCACCCTCAATTCAAGAAGGTTCTCCGGCCGATGCTGCGGTGTCGATGGAGCGAAATACCAGAACCGTCTAAAACACTTCGCTATCTCCGGAAAAAGATGAACCAGAACGCCTAA